In Vigna angularis cultivar LongXiaoDou No.4 chromosome 8, ASM1680809v1, whole genome shotgun sequence, one DNA window encodes the following:
- the LOC108343815 gene encoding protein APEM9 — MQIRTESMQITTELESDSDSEAGAIWKEIEASESFLVCSMYQEAASLASSILERLRHGSLATLDMLESTAMVLLQALIHLPRTQHIIDQLRLHFISVKAIPPRVLLTGACFQIAQGSGLGVQEFVEDFLNGWILEEARYCAVITENAEDGSIKERHIVLEINEYLEVVELYGITLLATVRKDIDLAISWVENASLPEENRQGLLRRLRSMHSPESTILSQPFPQSPTNRNEDYSLKERNISEGLPQAFKTKHLNNEKDRSKNALIKLSKQIEAYFCCFRGIHLKIGSTKFVITSGKIMLGCLLVFIYYVFRKKQATIKRILRRQAISAKRALVDLWQLAFSYQVNPLAAVQPPSVATRQGQ; from the exons ATGCAAATTAGGACCGAGTCGATGCAAATCACGACGGAGTTGGAGTCAGACTCAGACTCTGAAGCTGGTGCTATATGGAAAGAAATTGAGGCTTCAGAGAG CTTCCTTGTTTGTTCTATGTACCAAGAAGCCGCATCGTTGGCATCCTCTATTTTGGAACGCTTGCGTCATGGCTCCCTTGCAACTCTAGATATGCTGGAATCCACTGCCATGGTGCTTCTCCAGGCACTTATCCACCTTCCCAG GACTCAACACATTATTGATCAACTTAGACTGCATTTCATTTCAGTCAAAGCTATTCCTCCCCGTGTTCTTCTTACTGG AGCTTGTTTTCAAATTGCACAAGGTTCTGGACTTGGTGTTCAAGAATTTGTCGAGGATTTCCTTAATGGATGGATTCTTGAAGAGGCAAGATATTGTGCAGTCATTACAGAGAATGCAGAGGATGGAAGTATAAAAGAAAGACACATAGTTCTtgaaattaatgaatatttgGAAGTTGTCGAGCTTTATGGCATCACACTTCTTGCAACAGTTCGAAAAGACATAGATCTGGCAATCTCCTGGGTTGAGAATGCTTCATTGCCTGAGGAAAATCGACAG GGACTTCTAAGAAGGTTACGTTCCATGCATTCTCCTGAAAGTACTATTCTGTCACAACCTTTTCCTCAGTCACCTACAAATAGAAATGAAGATTATTCTTTGAAAGAACGAAATATTTCTGAAGGATTACCTCAAGCCTTCAAAACCAAACATCTAAACAATGAAAAGGATAGGTCCAAGAATGCTCTTATAAAATTGTCTAAACAAATAGAAGCATATTTCTGTTGCTTCCGTGGTATCCATTTGAAGATTGGCTCTACTAAGTTTGTCATAACTAGTGGGAAGATCATGCTTGGCTGTTTACTAGTGTTCATCTACTATGTTTTCAGAAAGAAGCAAGCCACTATAAAAAG GATTTTAAGAAGACAGGCTATCTCCGCAAAGAGGGCTTTGGTAGATTTGTGGCAGCTTGCATTTTCGTACCAAGTGAATCCTCTGGCAGCTGTTCAACCTCCATCTGTTGCAACACGTCAAGGTCAGTGA
- the LOC108345938 gene encoding uncharacterized protein LOC108345938 isoform X1 — protein sequence MGIFEPYRAIGCITTSVPFSVQRLGTETFVTVSVGKAFQIFNCAKLTLVLVGPQLPKKISALASYREYTFAAYGKNIAVFKRAHQVATWSSHNAKVKLLLLFGEHIVSVDVCGNMFLWPFKGVEDNLAPFGHIMLHEKFNPSCIMHPDTYLNKVLIGSEQGSMQLWNISTKKKIFEFNGWNSPISCCVSSPALDVVAIGCSDGRIHVHNIRYDEELVSFTHSTRGSVTALSFSTDGQPLLASGGSSGVISIWNLEKKRLQSVIREAHDSLITSLHFFANEPVLMSSSADNSIKMWIFDTSDGDPRLLRFRSGHSAPPLCIKFYANGRHILSAGQDRAFRLFSVVQDQQSRELSQRHVSKRAKKLKLKEEEIKLKPVIAFDCAEIRERDWSNVITCHMDTAKAYVWRLQNFVLGEHILNPCPENPTPVKACAISACGNFAILGTAGGWIERFNLQSGIRRGSYIDISESRSCAHDGEVVGVACDSTNTLMISAGYKGDIKVWDFKERDLKSRWEIGSSVVKIVYHRYNGLLATVADDLTIRLFDVVALRLVRKFEGHTDRITDLCFSEDGKWLLSSSMDGSLRIWDVILARQLDAIHVDIPITALSLSSNMDILATTHVDQNGVYLWVNQAMFSSTSNIDSYASGKEVVSVKLPSISSVERSQDEHSEEPVNASQPKNDLDFPTQDKQIPELVTLSLLPKSQWQNLINLDIIKVRNKPIEPPKKPEKAPFFLPSVPSLSGEILFESEKLSLKENDKTEVGKQMKTISDMPQSRFVYLLQCSKETDNYAAFTDYIKGLSPSTLDMELRMFQIIDDDDQQEAEKRSELVSIEWLLDYFIHELSCRNNFEFLQAVIRLFLKIHGETIRQQSCLQEKARKLLDIQCMVWQRVDKLFQSSRCVVAFLSNSQI from the exons ATGGGTATATTTGAACCTTACAGAGCAATTGGGTGCATCACAACCAGCGTCCCGTTCTCTGTTCAGAGGCTCGGTACTGAAACTTTCGTTACTGTCAGCGTTGGAAAGGCTTTTCAGATTTTTAAC TGTGCAAAGCTCACTCTAGTTCTAGTTG GTCCTCAGCTGCCGAAGAAGATTAGTGCACTAGCATCTTATCGCGAATACACTTTTGCTGCTTATGGAAAGAACATTGCAGTGTTCAAGCGTGCACACCAG GTTGCAACTTGGAGCAGCCATAATGCTAAAGTTAAGTTGCTCCTGTTGTTTGGAGAACATATTGTCAGTGTGGATGTTTGTGGCAACATGTTCTTGTGGCCATTTAAGGGAGTTGAAGATAACCTTGCTCCGTTTGGGCACATTATGCTGCACGAGAAATTTAACCCCAGCTGTATAATGCATCCAGATACTTACCTGAATAAG GTTCTTATTGGAAGTGAGCAAGGTTCCATGCAGCTTTGGAACATTAgcacaaagaaaaagatttttgagtTTAATGGATGGAATTCACCCATATCCTGTTGTGTTTCATCCCCTGCCTTGGACGTTGTTGCTATTGGCTGTTCAGATGGAAGGATACATGTTCACAACATTCGTTATGATGAAGAGTTGGTTTCATTTACACATTCTACACGTGGTTCGGTGACTGCCTTATCTTTCAGCACTG ATGGGCAACCTCTTCTAGCTTCTGGAGGTTCATCTGGTGTTATAAGCATATGGAATCTGGAAAAGAAAAGACTCCAGTCAGTTATAAGAGAGGCTCATGATAGTTTGATCACCTCGTTACATTTTTTTGCCAATGAACCAGTGCTAATGAGTTCATCAGCAGACAACTCTATTAAA ATGTGGATATTTGATACAAGTGATGGTGATCCTCGCCTTCTACGCTTCCGAAGTGGGCATAGTGCTCCTCCTCTTTGcataaa GTTTTATGCCAACGGAAGACATATTCTTTCAGCTGGTCAGGATCGTGCCTTTCGCCTTTTCTCTGTAGTTCAG GATCAACAAAGCAGGGAGCTTTCTCAAAGACATGTTTCTAAACGTGCTAAGAAACTGAAATTGAAG gaagaagaaataaaattgaagcCTGTGATTGCATTTGATTGTG CTGAAATTAGAGAACGTGACTGGTCCAATGTGATTACTTGTCATATGGATACTGCCAAGGCATATGTTTGGAGACTTCAAAATTTTGTTCTTGGTGAGCATATACTGAATCCATGTCCTGAAAATCCAACACCTGTAAAG GCTTGTGCTATCAGTGCTTGTGGCAATTTTGCCATTCTAGGAACAGCAGGTGGTTGGATTGAAAGGTTTAACCTTCAATCTGGAATTCGCAGGGGTTCTTACATTGACATTTCAGAATCAAGAAGCTGTGCTCATGATGGTGAAGTAGTTGGAGTTGCTTGTGACTCAACAAATACTCTCATGATTAGTGCAGGATACAAAGGAGATATAAAG GTTTGGGATTTCAAAGAACGTGATCTTAAATCCAGATGGGAGATTGGCTCTTCAGTTGTTAAGATTGTGTATCATCGTTATAACg GTCTCCTGGCTACAGTAGCAGATGATTTAACAATTCGATTGTTTGATGTGGTGGCTCTTAGACTTGTGCGTAAATTTGAAGGTCACACAGATCGAATAACAGATTTGTGCTTCAGTGAGGACGGGAAGTGGCTTCTGTCATCTAGTATGGATGGAAGTCTTAGAATTTGGGATGTAATCTTAGCAAGACAGTTAGATGCAATACATGTTGATATACCTATCACAGCATTATCTCTGTCCTCAAACATGGATATATTAGCAACTACCCATGTTGATCAAAATGGGGTATACTTGTG GGTAAACCAGGCAATGTTCTCTAGTACTTCAAACATAGATTCGTATGCAAGTGGAAAAGAGGTTGTGAGTGTCAAATTGCCCTCTATCTCTTCTGTAGAACGTTCTCAAGATGAGCATTCTGAAGAGCCAGTGAATGCATCCCAACCTAAAAATGACCTGGATTTCCCAACTCAGGATAAGCAAATACCCGAGTTGGTGACACTTTCCTTGCTGCCTAAGAGCCAGTGGCAGAACTTGATCAACTTAGACATTATAAAG GTTCGCAATAAGCCTATTGAGCCTCCAAAAAAACCTGAAAAAGCTCCATTCTTCTTGCCTTCTGTTCCATCCCTCTCTGGGGAAATATTGTTTGAGTCGGAAAAGTTATCCTTGAAGGAGAACGATAAAACAGAGGTTGGGAAACAAATGAAGACAATATCAGATATGCCACAATCACGTTTTGTGTATCTCCTTCAATGCTCAAAAGAGACAGACAACT ATGCAGCGTTCACTGATTATATTAAAGGATTATCTCCATCAACACTGGATATGGAGCTTCGAATGTTTCAGAtcattgatgatgatgatcagCAAGAAGCAGAGAAGAGATCTGAGTTGGTATCTATTGAATGGCTTCTGGATTATTTTATTCATGAACTTTCCTGCAGAAATAATTTCGAGTTTCTACAAGCTGTGATCAGGCTATTTTTAAAG ATTCATGGTGAGACAATTCGGCAGCAATCATGCTTACAAGAAAAGGCAAGGAAACTTCTTGATATTCAATGCATGGTATGGCAAAGAGtagataaattatttcaaagttCGAGATGTGTGGTCGCCTTTCTTAGTAATTCCCAAATTTAG
- the LOC108345938 gene encoding uncharacterized protein LOC108345938 isoform X2: MFLWPFKGVEDNLAPFGHIMLHEKFNPSCIMHPDTYLNKVLIGSEQGSMQLWNISTKKKIFEFNGWNSPISCCVSSPALDVVAIGCSDGRIHVHNIRYDEELVSFTHSTRGSVTALSFSTDGQPLLASGGSSGVISIWNLEKKRLQSVIREAHDSLITSLHFFANEPVLMSSSADNSIKMWIFDTSDGDPRLLRFRSGHSAPPLCIKFYANGRHILSAGQDRAFRLFSVVQDQQSRELSQRHVSKRAKKLKLKEEEIKLKPVIAFDCAEIRERDWSNVITCHMDTAKAYVWRLQNFVLGEHILNPCPENPTPVKACAISACGNFAILGTAGGWIERFNLQSGIRRGSYIDISESRSCAHDGEVVGVACDSTNTLMISAGYKGDIKVWDFKERDLKSRWEIGSSVVKIVYHRYNGLLATVADDLTIRLFDVVALRLVRKFEGHTDRITDLCFSEDGKWLLSSSMDGSLRIWDVILARQLDAIHVDIPITALSLSSNMDILATTHVDQNGVYLWVNQAMFSSTSNIDSYASGKEVVSVKLPSISSVERSQDEHSEEPVNASQPKNDLDFPTQDKQIPELVTLSLLPKSQWQNLINLDIIKVRNKPIEPPKKPEKAPFFLPSVPSLSGEILFESEKLSLKENDKTEVGKQMKTISDMPQSRFVYLLQCSKETDNYAAFTDYIKGLSPSTLDMELRMFQIIDDDDQQEAEKRSELVSIEWLLDYFIHELSCRNNFEFLQAVIRLFLKIHGETIRQQSCLQEKARKLLDIQCMVWQRVDKLFQSSRCVVAFLSNSQI, encoded by the exons ATGTTCTTGTGGCCATTTAAGGGAGTTGAAGATAACCTTGCTCCGTTTGGGCACATTATGCTGCACGAGAAATTTAACCCCAGCTGTATAATGCATCCAGATACTTACCTGAATAAG GTTCTTATTGGAAGTGAGCAAGGTTCCATGCAGCTTTGGAACATTAgcacaaagaaaaagatttttgagtTTAATGGATGGAATTCACCCATATCCTGTTGTGTTTCATCCCCTGCCTTGGACGTTGTTGCTATTGGCTGTTCAGATGGAAGGATACATGTTCACAACATTCGTTATGATGAAGAGTTGGTTTCATTTACACATTCTACACGTGGTTCGGTGACTGCCTTATCTTTCAGCACTG ATGGGCAACCTCTTCTAGCTTCTGGAGGTTCATCTGGTGTTATAAGCATATGGAATCTGGAAAAGAAAAGACTCCAGTCAGTTATAAGAGAGGCTCATGATAGTTTGATCACCTCGTTACATTTTTTTGCCAATGAACCAGTGCTAATGAGTTCATCAGCAGACAACTCTATTAAA ATGTGGATATTTGATACAAGTGATGGTGATCCTCGCCTTCTACGCTTCCGAAGTGGGCATAGTGCTCCTCCTCTTTGcataaa GTTTTATGCCAACGGAAGACATATTCTTTCAGCTGGTCAGGATCGTGCCTTTCGCCTTTTCTCTGTAGTTCAG GATCAACAAAGCAGGGAGCTTTCTCAAAGACATGTTTCTAAACGTGCTAAGAAACTGAAATTGAAG gaagaagaaataaaattgaagcCTGTGATTGCATTTGATTGTG CTGAAATTAGAGAACGTGACTGGTCCAATGTGATTACTTGTCATATGGATACTGCCAAGGCATATGTTTGGAGACTTCAAAATTTTGTTCTTGGTGAGCATATACTGAATCCATGTCCTGAAAATCCAACACCTGTAAAG GCTTGTGCTATCAGTGCTTGTGGCAATTTTGCCATTCTAGGAACAGCAGGTGGTTGGATTGAAAGGTTTAACCTTCAATCTGGAATTCGCAGGGGTTCTTACATTGACATTTCAGAATCAAGAAGCTGTGCTCATGATGGTGAAGTAGTTGGAGTTGCTTGTGACTCAACAAATACTCTCATGATTAGTGCAGGATACAAAGGAGATATAAAG GTTTGGGATTTCAAAGAACGTGATCTTAAATCCAGATGGGAGATTGGCTCTTCAGTTGTTAAGATTGTGTATCATCGTTATAACg GTCTCCTGGCTACAGTAGCAGATGATTTAACAATTCGATTGTTTGATGTGGTGGCTCTTAGACTTGTGCGTAAATTTGAAGGTCACACAGATCGAATAACAGATTTGTGCTTCAGTGAGGACGGGAAGTGGCTTCTGTCATCTAGTATGGATGGAAGTCTTAGAATTTGGGATGTAATCTTAGCAAGACAGTTAGATGCAATACATGTTGATATACCTATCACAGCATTATCTCTGTCCTCAAACATGGATATATTAGCAACTACCCATGTTGATCAAAATGGGGTATACTTGTG GGTAAACCAGGCAATGTTCTCTAGTACTTCAAACATAGATTCGTATGCAAGTGGAAAAGAGGTTGTGAGTGTCAAATTGCCCTCTATCTCTTCTGTAGAACGTTCTCAAGATGAGCATTCTGAAGAGCCAGTGAATGCATCCCAACCTAAAAATGACCTGGATTTCCCAACTCAGGATAAGCAAATACCCGAGTTGGTGACACTTTCCTTGCTGCCTAAGAGCCAGTGGCAGAACTTGATCAACTTAGACATTATAAAG GTTCGCAATAAGCCTATTGAGCCTCCAAAAAAACCTGAAAAAGCTCCATTCTTCTTGCCTTCTGTTCCATCCCTCTCTGGGGAAATATTGTTTGAGTCGGAAAAGTTATCCTTGAAGGAGAACGATAAAACAGAGGTTGGGAAACAAATGAAGACAATATCAGATATGCCACAATCACGTTTTGTGTATCTCCTTCAATGCTCAAAAGAGACAGACAACT ATGCAGCGTTCACTGATTATATTAAAGGATTATCTCCATCAACACTGGATATGGAGCTTCGAATGTTTCAGAtcattgatgatgatgatcagCAAGAAGCAGAGAAGAGATCTGAGTTGGTATCTATTGAATGGCTTCTGGATTATTTTATTCATGAACTTTCCTGCAGAAATAATTTCGAGTTTCTACAAGCTGTGATCAGGCTATTTTTAAAG ATTCATGGTGAGACAATTCGGCAGCAATCATGCTTACAAGAAAAGGCAAGGAAACTTCTTGATATTCAATGCATGGTATGGCAAAGAGtagataaattatttcaaagttCGAGATGTGTGGTCGCCTTTCTTAGTAATTCCCAAATTTAG